CCCGCTTACCCAGAAGGTTCTGACGGAAACGACCCTGCTTGCCCTTGAGCATATCGGACAGAGATTTCAGGGGACGCTTGTTGGGGCCGCGCAGAACGCGTCCACGCTTGCCATTGTCAAAGAGGGCGTCTACCGCTTCCTGCAGCATGCGCTTTTCGTTGCGGATAATGATATCCGGTGCCTGCAGCTCCATCAGGCGCTTGAGGCGGTTGTTACGATTGATGACGCGCCGGTAGAGATCGTTCAGATCACTGGTGGCAAAACGTCCGCCATCCAGGGGAACCAGGGGGCGCAGCTCGGGGGGGATGACCGGAATGACTTCCAGGATCATCCACTCGGGCTTGTTGCCGCTTTTGCGGAATGCCTCCACCACTTTCAGGCGCTTGGTCAGTTTTTTGATTTTCTGCACGGACGTGGCATCCTGCAGATCCTGGCGCAGCTCAATGGCCAGCAGGTCCAGATCCAGCTTGCGCAGCATCTCGCGAATGGCCTCCGCTCCCATGTCGGCGACAAAGGAACCATAGCCGAACTCTTCGACGGCATTGTAGTAGGCCTCTTCCGAGAGGAGCTGTTTCTCTTCGAGGGGTGTCTGCATGGGATCGAGGACAATGTACTCCTCAAAGTACAGAACCTTTTCCAGATCGCGCAGGGTCATATCCAGGATGGTACCAATACGGCTGGGCAAGCCCTTGAAAAGCCATACGTGGCTGACTGGGCACGCCAGCTCAATATGGCCGAGGCGCTCGCGACGAACTTTGGACTGGATTACTTCCACGCCACACTTTTCGCACACAATGCCACGGTGCTTCATACGCTTGTATTTTCCGCAGTTACACTCCCAGTCCTTCACAGGGCCGAAGATTTTCGCACAGAAAAGGCCATCCTTCTCCGGCTTGAACGTGCGGTAGTTGATCGTCTCAGGCTTGGTCACCTCACCGTGGGACCAGGAGCGTATCTTCTCCGGCGATGCCAGGCGTATCTGTATGGCATCGAAAAAGGGCAAGGCTTTCTTTTCATTCATGGCTCGGATATCCAAGGTTTCCTCCAGCATATCCTGGTTCGGCGTCGTTACGCCAACCGCTGTATAAGGTCTTCAAAAGGACTTACTCGCCTGACTCTTCCGTCAGCACTTCACTGCTTTCGCCGGCTTCAACTTCCACCGCCTCGTCCGTGGAGATAAGCTCCACATCAAGGCACAGAGACTGCAGTTCCTTCACCAGTACGTTAAAGGACTCAGGCAGGCCAGGTGTCAGGGTGTTTTCCCCTTTGACGATAGCCTCGTACATCTTGGTACGTCCGTTGACATCATCCGACTTCACGGTGAGCAGCTCCTGCAGACAGTGGGAGGCTCCATAGGCCTCAAGGGCCCAGACTTCCATTTCCCCGAATCGCTGTCCGCCGAACTGCGCCTTACCGCCCAGGGGCTGCTGGGTAACCAGCGAGTACGGCCCTGTGCTGCGGGCGTGAATTTTGGTGTCAACCAGGTGGTGCAGCTTCAGCATGTAGATGACGCCCACGGTCACCGGCTGGTCAAATTTCTCGCCGGTACGTCCGTCGTAGAGATCGGTCTGACCGGTGTCATTGCCATCATAGGCCTTGCGCAGGAGTTCCTTGATATCGCCTTCATTGGCGCCATCGAACACGTTGGTGGCAACGTGCATACCCAGGGCCTTGGCGGCCCAGCCCAGGTGGGTTTCAAGAATCTGCCCCACGTTCATACGGGAGGGAACGCCCAGGGGGTTGAGCACGATGTCAACGGGGGTTCCGTCTGGCAGATAGGGCAAGTCTTCCTGGGGCAGGATGCGGGAAACAACACCCTTGTTGCCGTGGCGCCCGGCCATCTTGTCGCCGACTTTCAGCTTACGCTTGACGGCAACATAGACCTTGACCATTTTAAAGACCCCGGGAGGCAGATCGTCGCCCATGTTGACACGGGATTTTTTCTCCGTGTACATCTCGTGGGTTTTTTCCAGCTGCTCTTCCATAATTTCACGGATGGACTCGGCCTTGCGGATAAATCCTTCGCTGTCTTCAACGGGGGTTTCCAGCAGTTCGTTGAGGGTGAGCTTTTCCACCATTTCCATGGTGATGGCTTCCCCTTCGCGTCCAAGTATCTTGCCACGCAGCACCAGGTCGTCTGCGAGCTTTTTGCCGACCAGCAGGCGACGTATCTTGTTGAGGCGCTCCTTGCGGATAAGGGTGCACTCATCCTGATAGTCGACTTCCAGCTTCTTGATTTCTTCTTCCTCGATATCCTTGACGCGGTCGTCTTTTTCCGTACCGCGACGGGTGAAGACCTTCACGTCGACGATGGTCCCCTCAATACCGGGGGGTACGGTCAGGGATGCGTCGCGGAACTCACCGGCCTTCTCGCCGAAGATCGCCCGCAGGAGCTTTTCTTCAGGTGTTGGCTGCGTCTCCCCCTTGGGAGTCACTTTCCCCACCATGATATCGCCGGCTTTCACTTCCGCGCCTATGCGGATGATACCGGAGTCATCGATATCCTTGAGGGCGTCCTCACCCACGTTGGGAATATCGCGGGTGATATCTTCCGGACCCAGTTTGGTGTCACGGGCTTCCACGTCAAATTCCTCGATATGAATGGAAGTATAGACATCTTCCAGCACCACGCGTTCGGAGATGAGGATGGAGTCCTCGAAGTTGTAGCCCATCCAAGGCATGAAGGCGACAACCACGTTCTTGCCAAGGGCCAGATCACCAGACTCGGTGGCCGGACCATCGGCGATGACATCGCCCGCCTTGACCTGATCGCCCGGGAATACGATGGGCGTCTGGTTGATGCAGGTATTCTGGTTGGAGCGTCGGAACTTGATGAGGTTGTAGATATCAACGCGACCTTCGCCGGGAGCGATTTCGCTCTCATTGACGTGGACAATGATCTTGTCCGCTTCAACGCTGACAATGGTACCGCCACGGGTAGCCGTTATGGCAGCGCCGCTGTCAACAGCCACCTTGCGCTCAAGGCCGGTTCCGACCAGAGGCGACTGGGTGCGCAGCAGGGGAACTGCCTGACGCTGCATGTTTGATCCCATCAGAGCGCGGTTGGCGTCATCGTTCTCCAGGAAGGGAATCAGGCCGGCGGCCACAGACACCATCTGTACCGGTGCAACGTCCATGTAAGTGATATTCTCCGCTTCGGTCATAACGAATTCACCCTCATCACGGGCGGAAACCAGCTCGTTGACAAAGCAGTTGCCCTTGTCGAGGGGCTCGTTGGCCTGGGCGATGATCTGACCATACTCGTCAATGGCGCTGAGATAATCGATCTGCGTGGTTACCTTTTTCTTCTCAACCTTCCGGTAAGGCGTTTCGATAAACCCATACTCGTTGATACGTCCATGGGTTGCCAAAGAGGTTATCAGACCGATGTTCGGGCCTTCCGGAGTTTCGATGGGGCAGATACGTCCATAGTGCGTGGTGTGAACGTCACGCACCTCAAAACCCGCCCGCTCACGGGTCAGACCACCAGGACCAAGGGCCGAGAGCCGGCGCTTGTGCGTGATTTCGGCCAGGGGATTTGTCTGATCCATAAACTGACTGAGCTGGGAAGAACCGAAAAATTCCTTAATGGAAGCCACGATGGGCTTGGAGTTCAGGAGTTCCTGGGGCGAAAGCTCCGAAAGATCCTGAATGCTCATGCGCTCCTTCACCGTGCGCTCCATGCGGACCAGGCCGATGCGGAACTGGTTTTCCAGCAGCTCGCCCACGCTGCGGATGCGTCGGTTGCTGAGGTGGTCGATATCGTCGACGGAACCTTTTCCGTTCTTGATATCGGAGAGGGTCTTGACGACCTGCAGAATATCCTCACGGGTCAGGGTAGTGACATCCATGGGAACTTCAAGACCGAGGCGACGGTTGATTTTCAGACGCCCGACGCGGCTGAGATCATACCGCTTGGCGACAAAGAACAGGTTGTCAAACAGCTGTGTAGCCGCTTCTACCGTGGGAGGCTCACCTGGACGCATCTTGCGGAATATCTCGATAAGAGCTTCTTCCGCCGAAGTCACCTTGCTGTCAGCCGCCAGGGTGTCGCGTATGGAGGTATCACTTTTGATATTGTCGATAAAGAGAATGGCGAATTCGCGCACCCCTCGTTCAAGCAGCAGGTCGTAGATATCATCGGTGACAGGCTGGTTAATGGAGGCAAGCAGTTCGCCACTGGAGGGATCGTAAATATCTTCGGCGAAGTAGGACGTGTCACGCACTACCTCCATGCGATCGAGCCGGATACTCTGCACATTGGCGTTGGTGAGCTTACGAATATTGCCGCGGGTTATCTTGTGTCCAGCCTTTACCAGCACCTCACCACTTTCAGGGTGAAGGATATCCTGCATCAGTTTCTGATTATAAAGATTTGCCAGGTCGGTCAGTTTCTCAACCGAACCATCCTCACTGACGCGGATGGTTTCATTGGTGTAGAAGTGGCTGAGAATATCGCGTTCGCTGTACCCCAGTGCCTTGAGCACAACCGTGGCCGGAAACTTGCGTTTCTTGTCGATGCGGACATAGAGGATATCCTTGGCATCAAATTCAAAATCCATCCAGGAGCCACGATAGGGTATGATACGCGCAGAGTAGATCACCTTGGCATTGGCACCGCCCTTGCCACCATCGTCTTCAAAAAAGACACCAGGTGAACGGTGAAGCTGGCTGACAATAACCCGCTCAATGCCGTTGATAATAAAGGTCCCCTTGTCGGTCATCAGGGGGAGTTCTCCCAGATAGACTTCCTGCTCCTTGACATCCTTGACCGGACGCTCGCCGGGCGCAGCTGACCCTTCCCGCTCAAAGAGTACCAGGCGGACCTTGATCCTGACAGGAGCCGCGAAGGTGGCACCACGATCCTGACACTCATTGACATTATATTTCGGCTCTCCCAGGGAGTAGCTGATATATTCCAACTGGGCGGTTTCATTGTAGTCCTGAATAGGGAACACGCTGCGAAAGACCGCCTCGAGACCCATGTCACTGCGCTGCTGGAAATCCTTGCCCATTTGAAGAAATTTTACATATGATTCTTTTTGAATGGCATTCAGATCCGGTATATCCAGAATATTGGGGATACGGGAAAAGTTGTGCCGTTTCCGAAAGGTCACTTTGCGATTTTGCTGTTGAGCAAACGCCATGGTAACTCCCTGCTGTTACGGTATGGGGTTGGGGGAATCACATCAGGAACAACGTTCCCTGTCACATTATGCGCCAACCTGTGAGTATGAACAGTTTGGGCAAATTTTACAAGCACAAACAAGCACAGGGGGAGCGACGGCTTCCGCCGCATCCCCTGTGCCGCATAAGGCATTCAACTTAAAAGTGCAGTAACACTTATTTTACTTCTACCTTGGCACCGGCTTCTTCAAGTTTCGCCTTCAGTTCGTTGGCCTGATCCTTGCTCACGCCTTCTTTAACTGCCTTGGGAGCGCCTTCTACCAGATCCTTGGCTTCTTTGAGGCCCAGACCGGTTACTTCGCGTACAACTTTGATGACGTTAATTTTCTTCTCACCGGCGTTGACCAGGATAACGTCGAACTCAGTCTTTTCCTCTTCTGCAGCAGCAGGTCCGGCAGCAGGTCCGGCAGCAGCGACAGCCACAGGAGCAGCAGCGGAAACACCGAACTTCTCTTCAAGTTCCTTTACCAGTTCAGCCAGCTCCAGAACGCTCATGTTTTCGAGGTAAGAAATGAAATCTTCTTTGCTGATAGCCATGAATATCCTCCAGGGTATATTATCTTATCAATAAACGCTTATGCAGCGATTAAGGCATTTGACTCACAGAATCGTTTATTCCTGCTCTTTTTTCTCTTTGACCGCGTTAAGCGCATAGAGAAACTTGCGAGGCACGCCAGCCAGAACGCCGACGAAGTTTGTGATAGGCGCGTTGAGCGTTCCGAGCAGTTTTGCCAGCAGCACTTCGCGGGAGGGAAGCTTACTGATAGCGACGACATCAGCCTGGCTGAGCACCGCGCCATCCATCACACCACACTTGATGGTAATAACTTCCTTGGACTTGGTGGAAAACTCGCTGACGTACTTGGCAGCAGCGGCAAAGTCGTCACCGGTATACACCACGCCAGTGGTCCCATGCAGATGCTCATCGAGTCCTTCCACATCCGGCAGCGCCCGACGCAGCATGGTATTTTTCACAACACCGTAGCCAGCACCCAGCTTGCGCAGCTCACTCCGAAATTCATCAGCACCCTTAACGGTCAATCCGGAATAATTACACAGAATAACACCAGCGCTCTGCTCAATTTTCTGAGCCACAAGGCTGACGACGTTCTGCTTCTTTTCCAAAGTTTCTGTTTTCAAGTAACACACTCCATAAGAAATGCCTCCTATGCATACGCATGGAGGCATCAATGTTATATTGATGACATCTCCCCAGGCAGCTTACGCTATTAAGAACTGCGCACCTGGTTCTGCGATATCAGATTATCGATTCTGGAGCACCGCGTTCACATCAAGCCGGATCCCTGGACCCATGGTGCTTGAAAGGGTGATCCCGCGAACATAGGTTCCTTTCGCGGTAGCGGGCTTCGCCTTAATCAAGGCATCCACAATAGCTAACACGTTTTCACGCAGCATGTCAAGCTCAAAGCTCACTTTCCCGACAGGAGCATGGATAATTCCAGCTTTATCGGTGCGATACTCGATCATACCACTTTTCAGGTCTTTGACGGCCTTCGCCACGTCAAAGGTAACCGTTCCCAGCTTGGGGTTCGGCATCAGGCTGCGCGGCCCCAGGATACGACCCAGTTTCCCCACAAGACCCATCAGGTCAGGCGTGGCCACTGCCTTGTCAAACTCCAGCCAGCCACCCGTGATCTTCTGGGCCAGGTCATCAGAACCCACGTAATCCGCTCCGGCATCACGCGCTTCCTTTTCTTTTTCCCCTTTGGCAAAAACCAGAACGCGAACGTCCTTGCCGGTGCCGTGGGGCAGGCTCACGCTGCCGCGAACAATCTGATCGGCGTGACGGGGATTGACCCCAAGGTTAACTGCCACATCCACGCTCTCGGAAAACCCGGCAAATGCCAGCGACTTACAGAGCTCCAGTGCTTCTTCCAGGGTATAGCGCTTGTCTTTATCTACTTTCGCAACAGCTGCGTTAAATTTCTTTCCCATTGATTACTCCTCCACCACCAGGCCCATGCTACGCGCTGAGCCTTCGATTGTTGCGATTGCCGCTTCAAGCGTGTGAGCGTTCAGGTCAGGCATCTTCAGCTGAGCGATTTCCTGTACCTGAGCCTTGGTCACCTTGCCAACCTTGTTCTTGTTGGGCTCCGCTGAACCCTTGTCAAGTCCGGCAGCCTTCATGAGCAGAATCGCGGCGGGAGGAGTCTTGGTGATAAAGGTGAATGAGCGATCTTCAAAAACCGTGATGACAACGGGGATAATCATCCCCTTCTGGCTTTCTGTCTTGGCGTTGAACTCCTTACAGAATGCCATGATGTTCACGCCCTTCTGACCGAGGGCGGGACCTACGGGAGGGGCAGGATTTGCTCCACCGGCAGGAATTTGCAGCTTGATTTCGCCAATTACTTTTTTGGCCATAATTTTGCCTCCGTGTAGCCCCCTGGGACTACCTGTATGTCAATTTATATCTTCTGAATTTGCGTGTACTCGAACTCAACGGGGGTTTCGCGGCCAAATATGCTCACGTTCACCTTCACCCGCTTGCGCTCGTGATCGACGTGAGTAACCACGCCATTAAACCCGTGGAATGGCCCTTCGACCACTTCCACTGGATCCCGTTCAACAAACTCCACCTTCGGTTCCACCAGTCGCTTGTCAGACTCAATCAGCTTCTGCACTTCAGAGTCGTGAATAGCCACAGGCTTGTTCCCGCCAATAAAGCCGGTCACCTTGGGAATGTTTTTCACCACGTGCCAGGTGGTCTTGTCCATCTCCATCTGCACATACACGTACCCGGGGTATCGCTTGCGGGTGACAATTTTCTTCTTGCCCCCCTTGTACTCGGCAACATTTTCCGTGGGAATCAGGATCTGAGTGATCTTATCCTGAAGCCCAAGGCTGCTGACCCGCTCCTCGAGAGCTTCCTGTACCTTGTTCTCGTACCCGGAATATGCATGTATCACGTACCAAGAAAGTGCCATTGAGCGTGTCTCCTTGAGGAATTATCCGATAAGCAGTGAAATCATCCGGGAAAACACGGCATCCAGCGCACCGAAGTACACTGTCATAAAGGCCACCAGCACCAGTACCACCAGTGTCATGCCCTTGACTTCATCCTTCTTCGGCCAGACAACTTTCCCGAACTCACTTTTGACGCTTTTGAGAAATTCCACTGTTTTCATTGTACCGCTCTTTTCCACTTCATAAAAAACAGATCAATTACTTCGTTTCACGATGCAGCGTATGCTTCCGGTCAAACTTGCAGTACTTCTTGAGTTCCAGCTTGTCTGTCATGGTACGCTTGTTTTTGGTGGTTGTGTAGTTGCGGTTCTTGCAGACTTCACAAGCCAGGGTAATAATATCTCGCATGGTGTTTTCTCCACAAAAAGAAGGAGTGCGTTCTCCACGGAGCACCGCACCCCTGTTATCGGAATAGTTTATCCGTCAGGTTTACTTGAGGATCTTGGTTACAACACCGGCACCAACTGTTCTTCCGCCTTCACGGATAGCGAAGCGCAGGCCTTCTTCCATCGCGATGGGGTTGATCAGCTCACCAGTAACCTTGAGGTTATCACCGGGCATAACCATCTCAGTACCTTCAGGCAGTGTTACGATACCAGTGATGTCAGTGGTTCTGAAGTAGAACTGAGGACGGTATCCACTGAAGAACGGAGTGTGACGTCCGCCTTCTTCCTTGGTCAGAACGTAGATTTCGCCTTCAAACTGGGTGTGAGGAGTAATGGAACCTGGCTTGGCGATAACCTGACCACGTTCAACATCGTCACGCTTCACGCCGCGCAGCAGGATACCAACGTTATCGCCGGCCTGACCCTGATCCAGCAGCTTGCGGAACATTTCTACGCCCGTAACAACGGTCTTCTGGGTGTCGCGGATACCAACGATTTCGATCTCCTCGCCAACCTTGACAATACCGCGCTCAATACGACCGGTAACAACGGTACCACGGCCGGAAATGGAGAACACGTCTTCCACAGGCATCAGCAGGGGCTTGTCAGTTTCACGCTCAGGAGTCGGGATGTATTCGTCAACAGAAGCCATCAGCTCAAGGATTTTCTGAGCCCAGTCGCCCTCAGGGTCTTCCAGGGCACGCAGAGCAGAACCCGTAACGATAGGAGTATCGTCACCGGGGAAATCGTACTCGGTGAGGAGTTCGCGAACTTCCATCTCAACCAGCTCAAGCAGCTCCTCGTCATCGACCATGTCAGCCTTGTTCAGGAAGACAACGATCTTGGGAACGCCAACCTGACGGGCCAGCAGGATGTGCTCACGAGTCTGAGGCATGGGGCCATCAGCTGCGGAAACAACCAGAATAGCGCCGTCCATCTGAGCGGCACCGGTGATCATGTTCTTTACGTAGTCGGCGTGACCGGGGCAGTCAACGTGGGCATAGTGACGGTTTGCCGTCTCATACTCAACGTGTGACGTGGAAATTGTGATACCGCGCTCTTTTTCCTCAGGAGCTTTGTCAATCTGGTCATAAGCTATGGCCTGAGCACCGCCAGCTTTAGCCAAGACCGTTGTAATCGCAGCAGTGAGCGTGGTCTTTCCGTGGTCAACGTGTCCGATGGTACCT
This portion of the Desulfurispirillum indicum S5 genome encodes:
- the rpoB gene encoding DNA-directed RNA polymerase subunit beta, which codes for MAFAQQQNRKVTFRKRHNFSRIPNILDIPDLNAIQKESYVKFLQMGKDFQQRSDMGLEAVFRSVFPIQDYNETAQLEYISYSLGEPKYNVNECQDRGATFAAPVRIKVRLVLFEREGSAAPGERPVKDVKEQEVYLGELPLMTDKGTFIINGIERVIVSQLHRSPGVFFEDDGGKGGANAKVIYSARIIPYRGSWMDFEFDAKDILYVRIDKKRKFPATVVLKALGYSERDILSHFYTNETIRVSEDGSVEKLTDLANLYNQKLMQDILHPESGEVLVKAGHKITRGNIRKLTNANVQSIRLDRMEVVRDTSYFAEDIYDPSSGELLASINQPVTDDIYDLLLERGVREFAILFIDNIKSDTSIRDTLAADSKVTSAEEALIEIFRKMRPGEPPTVEAATQLFDNLFFVAKRYDLSRVGRLKINRRLGLEVPMDVTTLTREDILQVVKTLSDIKNGKGSVDDIDHLSNRRIRSVGELLENQFRIGLVRMERTVKERMSIQDLSELSPQELLNSKPIVASIKEFFGSSQLSQFMDQTNPLAEITHKRRLSALGPGGLTRERAGFEVRDVHTTHYGRICPIETPEGPNIGLITSLATHGRINEYGFIETPYRKVEKKKVTTQIDYLSAIDEYGQIIAQANEPLDKGNCFVNELVSARDEGEFVMTEAENITYMDVAPVQMVSVAAGLIPFLENDDANRALMGSNMQRQAVPLLRTQSPLVGTGLERKVAVDSGAAITATRGGTIVSVEADKIIVHVNESEIAPGEGRVDIYNLIKFRRSNQNTCINQTPIVFPGDQVKAGDVIADGPATESGDLALGKNVVVAFMPWMGYNFEDSILISERVVLEDVYTSIHIEEFDVEARDTKLGPEDITRDIPNVGEDALKDIDDSGIIRIGAEVKAGDIMVGKVTPKGETQPTPEEKLLRAIFGEKAGEFRDASLTVPPGIEGTIVDVKVFTRRGTEKDDRVKDIEEEEIKKLEVDYQDECTLIRKERLNKIRRLLVGKKLADDLVLRGKILGREGEAITMEMVEKLTLNELLETPVEDSEGFIRKAESIREIMEEQLEKTHEMYTEKKSRVNMGDDLPPGVFKMVKVYVAVKRKLKVGDKMAGRHGNKGVVSRILPQEDLPYLPDGTPVDIVLNPLGVPSRMNVGQILETHLGWAAKALGMHVATNVFDGANEGDIKELLRKAYDGNDTGQTDLYDGRTGEKFDQPVTVGVIYMLKLHHLVDTKIHARSTGPYSLVTQQPLGGKAQFGGQRFGEMEVWALEAYGASHCLQELLTVKSDDVNGRTKMYEAIVKGENTLTPGLPESFNVLVKELQSLCLDVELISTDEAVEVEAGESSEVLTEESGE
- the rplL gene encoding 50S ribosomal protein L7/L12; translation: MAISKEDFISYLENMSVLELAELVKELEEKFGVSAAAPVAVAAAGPAAGPAAAEEEKTEFDVILVNAGEKKINVIKVVREVTGLGLKEAKDLVEGAPKAVKEGVSKDQANELKAKLEEAGAKVEVK
- the rplJ gene encoding 50S ribosomal protein L10, whose product is MKTETLEKKQNVVSLVAQKIEQSAGVILCNYSGLTVKGADEFRSELRKLGAGYGVVKNTMLRRALPDVEGLDEHLHGTTGVVYTGDDFAAAAKYVSEFSTKSKEVITIKCGVMDGAVLSQADVVAISKLPSREVLLAKLLGTLNAPITNFVGVLAGVPRKFLYALNAVKEKKEQE
- the rplA gene encoding 50S ribosomal protein L1, coding for MGKKFNAAVAKVDKDKRYTLEEALELCKSLAFAGFSESVDVAVNLGVNPRHADQIVRGSVSLPHGTGKDVRVLVFAKGEKEKEARDAGADYVGSDDLAQKITGGWLEFDKAVATPDLMGLVGKLGRILGPRSLMPNPKLGTVTFDVAKAVKDLKSGMIEYRTDKAGIIHAPVGKVSFELDMLRENVLAIVDALIKAKPATAKGTYVRGITLSSTMGPGIRLDVNAVLQNR
- the rplK gene encoding 50S ribosomal protein L11 gives rise to the protein MAKKVIGEIKLQIPAGGANPAPPVGPALGQKGVNIMAFCKEFNAKTESQKGMIIPVVITVFEDRSFTFITKTPPAAILLMKAAGLDKGSAEPNKNKVGKVTKAQVQEIAQLKMPDLNAHTLEAAIATIEGSARSMGLVVEE
- the nusG gene encoding transcription termination/antitermination protein NusG, translated to MALSWYVIHAYSGYENKVQEALEERVSSLGLQDKITQILIPTENVAEYKGGKKKIVTRKRYPGYVYVQMEMDKTTWHVVKNIPKVTGFIGGNKPVAIHDSEVQKLIESDKRLVEPKVEFVERDPVEVVEGPFHGFNGVVTHVDHERKRVKVNVSIFGRETPVEFEYTQIQKI
- the secE gene encoding preprotein translocase subunit SecE; protein product: MKTVEFLKSVKSEFGKVVWPKKDEVKGMTLVVLVLVAFMTVYFGALDAVFSRMISLLIG
- the rpmG gene encoding 50S ribosomal protein L33; amino-acid sequence: MRDIITLACEVCKNRNYTTTKNKRTMTDKLELKKYCKFDRKHTLHRETK
- the tuf gene encoding elongation factor Tu; translation: MAKAKFERTKPHVNIGTIGHVDHGKTTLTAAITTVLAKAGGAQAIAYDQIDKAPEEKERGITISTSHVEYETANRHYAHVDCPGHADYVKNMITGAAQMDGAILVVSAADGPMPQTREHILLARQVGVPKIVVFLNKADMVDDEELLELVEMEVRELLTEYDFPGDDTPIVTGSALRALEDPEGDWAQKILELMASVDEYIPTPERETDKPLLMPVEDVFSISGRGTVVTGRIERGIVKVGEEIEIVGIRDTQKTVVTGVEMFRKLLDQGQAGDNVGILLRGVKRDDVERGQVIAKPGSITPHTQFEGEIYVLTKEEGGRHTPFFSGYRPQFYFRTTDITGIVTLPEGTEMVMPGDNLKVTGELINPIAMEEGLRFAIREGGRTVGAGVVTKILK